GAATCAATACGGTTTTACCAACACCCGCACCACCAAAGAGACCGATCTTTCCCCCTTTTGCATAAGGAGCTAAAAGGTCCACTACTTTAATACCTGTCATAAGCATTTCAGCTTGTGTAGATTGTTGATCAAAAGTAGGAGCTTCTCTATGAATAACCCATCTTTCTTTAGCAGGAATCGCAGGTCCACCATCTACTGGATCACCAGTAACGTTAATAATACGGCCCAACACTTCTGCACCTACAGGAGCTGTGATCATATCACCTGTGTTTTGAACTTCAGTTCCACGAACAAGTCCATCTGTGCTATCCATAGAAATCGTTCTGACCACACCATCACCCAGATGCTGTGCCACCTCTAATACAAGGTTAAATTTTTCACTGTTAATTGTTGTGTTTGTTGCTCTTAGAGCTGTGTAGATGGGTGGAAGCTCACCGCTACCAAACTCAACGTCAACCACTGGTCCCATTACTTGTTTAATTTTTCCTGTTTGCATTTTTAAACCCTTTCTCCTTCAGTATAATTACCCTTGGAGCGCTTCCGCACCAGAAGTGATTTCAATCAATTCAGTTGTAATATTAGCTTGTCTTACTTTGTTATACGTTAAAGTAAGTTTATAAATCATTTCAGCAGCATTTTTAGTTGCATTTTCCATAGCCGTCATACGTGCCGCATGTTCAGCAGCAATACTCTCAGACATGACTCTGTAAATTTGAACAGCGAAGTGCTTCTTAAGCAGCTGATCCAACATTTCAGCAGGAGAAGGTTCAAAGATAATATCTGTAATCTCGTCCGTTCCTTCTTCTGCTGCGACTGCTAGAGGCAATAATGTCTCTTGCACGATCTCTTGCGCAATTGCTGATTTAAATTCGTTATACACAAGCTGAACTTCGTCATAATCGCCCGCTTGATACTTCGTTAAAAGATCTTCTGCCACGTCGCTAGCAAGAGAGTACGAAATGTCTTTTGCTAGATTTTCTAATGTTGCTACAGCTTCAATTTTTCTGTTTTTGAAAAAAGCGGCGGCTTTTTTCCCGATAAAATAGAAATCGACCTGTTTGTAGTTCGGTGCAATTTCATCGTATTTTTTTAATGCCCATCTTGCCAAGTTGTTGTTGAACCCACCACAAAGTCCTCTATCACTTGTTAGTACAACAAATAATAGTTTTTCTTTGGGCCTTTCCCCTGTTTCTATAAGCGGGTGTTCCACACCGTTTGTAGAAGCAATGTCATTGATCAGATTCAAAATTTTATAGGCATACGGGCGACAATTTATAATATTGTCTTGGGCTTTTTTTAGTTTAGCAGCAGAAACCATTTTCATGGCTTTTGTAATCTGTTGAGTGTTCTTTACACTCTCGATTCTGCCTTTAATATCCTTTAAATTTGCCACTGATACCGTTCCTTAAATTAAGCGTTTGTAGGTCTAAAAACAGCGTTAAATTCTTTAATGGCTTCTACCAATTTAGCTTCAGTTGCATCAGAGATTTTCTTTTCGCTAACAATATTCTTTTGAACATCACTGTACTTTTGTGACAAGAATTCGATGAATTCTTTTTCATAACGATTCACATCTGTCTCAGTCACATTATCCAAATAGCCTTTAACCGCAGCATAGATAAGTACAATTTGCTCTTCCACTTTGTAAGGAGAGTACTGGGGTTGTTTTAAAATCTCAACCAGCTTACGACCTCTAGACAACTGTCTTTGCGAAGCCGCATCTAGGTCTGATGCAAACGCAGCAAATGCTTCAAGGTCTCTGAACTGTGCAAGGTCCAATTTCAAAGTCCCCGCAACTTGTTTCATCCCTTTAATTTGTGCAGCACCACCCACACGAGATACTGATTTACCTACGTTCACTGCAGGTCTGATCCCTTTGTGGAATAAGTCTGATTCCAAGAATATTTGTCCATCTGTAATTGAAATCACGTTCGTGGGTACGTAAGCAGAAATATCACCCGCTTGTGTTTCAATAATAGGTAAAGCTGTTAATGAACCACCACCGTCAGCTTCACTCATTTTTGCCGCACGCTCTAAAAGTCTTGAGTGAATATAGAATACATCTCCAGGGAAGGCTTCACGACCAGGAGGACGTCTTAAAAGTAGTGATAACTGTCTGTAAGCTTGAGCTTGTTTAGTTAAGTCATCATATACAATCAACGCATGTTGACCATTGTCTCTGTAATACTCAGCCATAGACACCCCTGCATACGGAGCTAGGTACTGCAATGGTGCAGGATGAGACGCTGAAGCCACAATAACAGTTGTGTACTCTAAAGCACCTGTGGCTCTTAATTTTTCAACCACTTGTGCGATGGTAGATTGTTTTTGACCAATAGCTACGTAAAAGCATTTTACGTTTTGGTCACCTTGGTTAATGATTGTGTCAATGGCGATGGCTGTTTTACCAGTCTG
This region of Pseudobdellovibrionaceae bacterium genomic DNA includes:
- the atpA gene encoding F0F1 ATP synthase subunit alpha, producing the protein MEIRADEISRILKDEIKNYGKTVEVSESGTVLTIGDGVAKVFGLENAMAGELVEFESGVKGMVLNLENSAVGIVVLGEDRGIKEGDSVKRTAKIVQVPVGNGLLGRVVDVLGNPLDGKGPIQATEFRAIEIKAPGIIKRQPVGEPLQTGIKAIDSMIPIGRGQRELIIGDRQTGKTAIAIDTIINQGDQNVKCFYVAIGQKQSTIAQVVEKLRATGALEYTTVIVASASHPAPLQYLAPYAGVSMAEYYRDNGQHALIVYDDLTKQAQAYRQLSLLLRRPPGREAFPGDVFYIHSRLLERAAKMSEADGGGSLTALPIIETQAGDISAYVPTNVISITDGQIFLESDLFHKGIRPAVNVGKSVSRVGGAAQIKGMKQVAGTLKLDLAQFRDLEAFAAFASDLDAASQRQLSRGRKLVEILKQPQYSPYKVEEQIVLIYAAVKGYLDNVTETDVNRYEKEFIEFLSQKYSDVQKNIVSEKKISDATEAKLVEAIKEFNAVFRPTNA
- the atpG gene encoding ATP synthase F1 subunit gamma; its protein translation is MANLKDIKGRIESVKNTQQITKAMKMVSAAKLKKAQDNIINCRPYAYKILNLINDIASTNGVEHPLIETGERPKEKLLFVVLTSDRGLCGGFNNNLARWALKKYDEIAPNYKQVDFYFIGKKAAAFFKNRKIEAVATLENLAKDISYSLASDVAEDLLTKYQAGDYDEVQLVYNEFKSAIAQEIVQETLLPLAVAAEEGTDEITDIIFEPSPAEMLDQLLKKHFAVQIYRVMSESIAAEHAARMTAMENATKNAAEMIYKLTLTYNKVRQANITTELIEITSGAEALQG